Genomic segment of Citrus sinensis cultivar Valencia sweet orange chromosome 7, DVS_A1.0, whole genome shotgun sequence:
ttaaatgtttgaaatgttggtcgatggtttgagaaaaaatcaaaacatcatctatataaacaatgcaaaactcagAGTAAgggttataaatatcattcatgattttttgaaattctgagggtgcgttttttaaaccaaaaggCATGACAGTCCACTCAAACTGTCCAAaaggaacagtaaaagcagttttgtaaCGGTCATTAGGatggatttgaatttgccaaaaacctgacttcatgtcaaaatttgaaaatataaaagcagAATGTAgtttttgaagcaaatcctttttattaggtattgggtacctaatccattttaatgctttattaaggggtatataattaataacaagtCTCGGTGttcctctttcaatttcagaatttttgtttACATAAAAAGCAGCACAAGACCATGGGGATCTAGATTTCACAATGAGTCCTTTAGACTCTAAATCTTTGATCTCAtttttacaatgttgttccaaaTCCATGTTCATTTGAATTGGACGGGCTTTAGTGGGAATTTGTCTtttatcaaaagaattttcataaggtaAATCTACCAAGTGTTGTTTtctattccaaaaagcagaaggTAGATCagcacaaatttctttttcaatgagagtTTTGAAAtcggaaattttcctttttatgaAATCACTTTGTAATTGGCTCTCAAttctttttaaacttaaatccttttgtaaaaatattaaatcattttgtctTGATCTGAGAAGattgttgatttgattttgataaacagaacaagctttaacaatattcaaattccttatttttggcttttcaataaatgggaaaacaattttttttgttttttgctttgaaagatATACTATCGTAATTGACAGTATATGGtgtaataagatttataaaaggggttCCCAAAATGACAGCATGGTGTATgtcatttgtaagaacaaaagaagttctaaattcaaaaccattgTTATGAATTGAAGCTTCAACTTTAGAATTAACTTTAAGTTTTGAATTGTTggcggcagaaagtctttcttttgttttctcatgaaatcttttggggacaatGTCCTCTCTTATGCAATTCAAATCGGCACCAgtgtcaaaaagggcaatggcatcaattgcaaaatcattagaaaaaattaaggtgattttaattaaatattttctcgtagtgatttgttttaaaacaaatagaaaatcattgggtacagactcaatgttttctaagttttgatcatttttatcatcattatcagAATTGGATTCATTATCCGAATTATCTTGTAattgcttttgtaaaagaagttgaataGTTTGAGAATCACTCTTTTGCCTTTTCTTTAACTCTCTTATCTCAAGTTTAAtgtctttaatttctttctgaaGATTTTGGATACTGGGGATTGtgctctttattttctttttgtccaaaatttcagtaagatcataagaactctttttaacaattggatTTTTAGAAGTCTctgttttattaaaatccagagtttttaaaagcttatCAAGGTActttttttgaagatttgaataagaaatatgctttacaagcTCAAGAAAGGTTTCTTgatctttagtcaaaacattaattttctttaaataagaatttgattcaGAATCACTATTGTTAGATGCAGAGGTATCTGAGTCAATAAGTTCATCGACCTGAAGAGGGTCACTatctcccgacatggaagactcagagtcagAAGACGCATTTctggtatatatatatatatatatatatatatattaagtttTATGTGGTGTGGTGTACTGCCACTCATAATATTTGGTTGGACATATCTTATAGTTTTGAATGTAATTGGACCAGGCCATGGTCGtgcttcttcttattattattcattcttttttatttgttatatatcttaaaaaattaaaaacataatgcaaatttaattttaaattatgcgATTATATAATAAGGAATCTCACTCATTACCTGCAACTGCAATCTTGAACGTAGGAAACTTatttacatgaaaaataagaaaataaggaTGCACATTCCATAGTTACAGTGACACAATGTCTTGAGCACTGTAGTATATGTTAATAACACGTAAATTAGTAGAAATGATATATTAAGGGATCCGCACTTCATTGAAAGTGTAGGATTGACTTTCACACCATTATAGAAGAGTTAGATAATGTTGTAAAAGGTTTCAATACACTGTGAAATCTTTTCACAACGGTGTGAAAATCCATCCCACTCTTCATTAAAGTGTAAGAACCTTACACTGGAAAAGTACCCTCTAAACAAAACATCAAGAGAAATCATAACATTCTGGAGGAGGTAATTGACTGGGGAAATTCATcttcaaaatgaaattgaaatttctaCCGCCTCTGGAAATTAAACTGCTTAATTCCGAGGgcgaaaagaaatccaaagaCTGCTGCAAACCCAGCAACAACAACTGCAACCACACCAAGAAAATCATGCTTGTAACCAAAGTAACTTCTAAGAAACTGTTTCACGGTTTCACCACTTTCCAGTTTGTCCTCTAAATCTCCAAACTGTGAAACAACCAGTCCATACAAGGTCCAAGCCATGGGATCTGCCCAGTAGTACCATCTCCACCATATTGGAATCCGCTGTTTTTATTGACAAGATTGAAACATAAGGAAAGAATTAGCAAGCAAATATCTATAAGCTAGCAAATGTAGcatcaaaaatagaaaatgggAAAATGATACTTACAGGTCTTGGGATTAAAAAACCAGTAAAGACgttccaaaatccaaaaaatagAGTTGAAACAATGGCAGCAATGTGGTGGTTTGGTGTCATAGCCACAGCCATCATGCCGTAGAAGGTGAAGTACAACAAAGTGAAgaacatgaaaaatatgtaCCAAAAAAACTTCGCTGCTGTCCAGTCAAATCCAATCATAGCATAGACTAGAACACCGTACAGTGATGactgaataaaaatataaggtaTCTCAATCGCAGCCtggagaaaaaggaaaaaaaaatcagtataGAAACACAATTCTTAAtacatttcaaaatatttgtaatcaAGTGTCAAGCAATTTACTTGTGCTAATGCCCATGGTTGGCCTGAGTACATTCCGGCAGCACTTTCTCTGTAAAAGATTGTTCTCTCTACAGATACTATTGGTTGCACTGAAAAACAGTATTGAACGCCGATGAACAGAACAGCAATGTACATGGAACCCATTGCATTAAACAGATCTTGGTTCTTTCCcctgaaaattgaaaaacttaaGATTAAAAGGCAGATGAAACAACAGGcttcaaataaaatgtaagaGTGGCTCACGTTTTAGTGCCCAAGTCCCAAAACAGTGTCCCAAACATCAATGATATTAAGGTcgtgaaaaaaaatctaacgGCAGTGTATGGTGGATTCCGCCAGTATGACCAGTGTTGCTTCCATAAGCAGGCGATAAATTGGGTGAAAGCTGACTGAGAGTACTGAGTAGGAAAATAGAGGTCCTTTGAACCTGGAGTAGGCTTGCTTAAATCTTCAATAAGTGCTTTGTTTCCCCTGAAACACTTGCCACGCATCACTTCAGCTTTCATGGTGACATAAACAAATGCATTGGCTTAGGGGTGAATGGATTGTagttaattaatagtttatgCAACTGATGAGTACCTCATGAACGTACCTGTATAATTCTGAGCGTTTGAAAATATCAGTAAAATCAACCCCCAAAGCTACCTCTTGGGATGCAGCAGTAACTTCCAACATCCAGGTTGCGGGATTAtaaccattttttattttttcaattccGGGAATTGCCTTCATGAAAACAAGTACAGAAACATCAGCGAGTTTCCTGATGTAAATTATGCAAGttacttcaaaattaaatttcaaattagatTTCCATTGTAATATGTGAATGTTCATCAGGTCATACTTCAAAATAGCGGATAAGATGGCAAGAATGTCGACCCAATGGACCAACATAAATCTCTTGTCCCCCTCGCTTCATTAAGAATAACTGCAATgtataattaaacaattgtAATCAACATACAGGTAAAAAACTAAAGAAAGGGAATAAGATGAAACTAAAAGGATAAAGTTTTGACTCCTTTGATCCAGTATTAACTTCTCTAATTACCTCATCAAAAGATTCAAATATATCAATGCTAGGTTGATGGATGGTGCACACTACAGTTCTTCCAGTGTCCACTGTGTTTCTAACAGTTCTCATAACAATTGCAGCAGCCCTCGCATCTAGCCCTGAGGTTGGCTCATCCATAAATATGATAGACGGGTTAGCCACGAGCTCAACCGCAATGGTAAGCCTCTTACGCTGCTCTGTTGACAGACCATTTACACCAGGCAAACCAACCAGTGATTGTCTCAATGGGTTCAGCTCCACAAGGTCCATGATTTCCTCAATGAACATCTGTAAACCAAGGGAGAAGCTATAAATTAGTAACAATATCCAGTAATGCATTCAGGGATTAGACCTGTTTCTCTTCTTCTAGTGCACTCAGTTCAACTTGTTTAAGCTCTCAATAATCCACACTCCAGGTGAATTCAGTACAAACCTTTCTAGTTTCAGAATCAACTTCGGGAGCTAAACGAAGCCAGGCCGAGAAGGCCAAAGACTCATGAACTGTAACAAAAGGAGAGTGGATGTCATTTTGTTCACAGTATCCTGAAATGCGAGCAAATGTTTCGTGCTTCTTTGGGTAACCagatattttaatactccCTGTAATGTATCCACCCGTTTTCCTGCCAGCCAGCACATCCATCAAAGTTGTTTTACCAGCACCACTAACACCCATTAAAGCTGTAAGAACGCCTGGTCTGAAAGCACCACTGACGCCATTTAGAAGCACCAATTTGTCTTCAAGAACACCTTGAAGTTTCATTTcctaaaaagttaaattagaCCAATTATTCATCATTTCTGGACTACATTATGATTAATCAAGATAACATCAGTACTTATGAAATGTATTAATaggttttaaaattaaagttaccTGTGGCATGTCAACAGAGTACGTTACTTCATCAAAGATAAGAGAATGCGGTTCAAATGGAAGCACCAttcctcttttctttggttgaaTTACACCACCAGCTGCCTCTGTCATGGATAAGGACTGAGAAGAAGAGTTTCTCCCCCAAATGTCGCCTCCACTCTCTGAATGttaacaacaattaataattaattagcatCAGAAGGCATTCACAAAGtatcttattttatatgtattgaAAGGAGCTTTATCACCTGAGCGAGTTGTGAGACTAGAACTACTTCCAAGAGTTGATAACTCAACTGTTCCTCTAATTTTGGTATCTTGCTCATCTCTCTCAGAATCCTCAGTTATAACAGCCTGAGGCTTATCAAATTCTGTGCATGAATAGTTGCACAAGATTACAACATAAACTCACTACTTTTGAAGTAATTAAAGTGAAGATGGTAAAGATACCCACGGTCAAGAAAAGTGAGGGCCAGAGTAAAAGCAATGTGCAATAGTAGTACAAAACCAAACAGGGCCCCCAATCCAAGCCAATACCAATACGCATCTGGGAAAAACCCACGAGACTTCAAAACTTGCACTCCAAGTGGTTCATTTGAGTCTGGCGTAAActattatatgaaaaaatttacagACATCAGCACGttactaaaagaaaaatacataatcATGGACAAGGCTCATTCAGAGAATTACCTTTCTCCAACTGTGCCCAAGAAATTCGTTAGCTACTATTGCATTTTGCGCATACATCAAAGGAGAACACCAATAACCCCATATCCACCATTTTTTGATGTCCTCTGCAATATTAATAGGAAAAATGAGGATTCAGGTTAAACTTTAAGAGagaatattattgttgttaattcATTTTCCTATCGTACCTCGTGAAAGGAGAAATCCACCCAATGCGAAAAGCACGAGTAATGCTACTGTCCCAAACGTATTAGCAACAACCATGTTCCTGCCCATTGCTGCAATGAATCGGAACAATGCACAAGCCATTTGGTTAACTGCCAAGAGCAGAAAGTACTGCTTAAAAAACCTGCAATAAGAAAATCACCCCGTCAACTAGTTGGACAAATAAGTCATGTAACAAAAACTTCACTTAGTTACTTGCAAATCTGTTCTTTTTGTCTTCATTTACCTTCCAGCATTGGGATCATACCCAATAACATAATAGGATAAGAATACCCAAACAACAACCTCCACGAATGAGATAGGAATCTTGAGGATCCATGTGGGAAGAGCATATGCCCACGGTGGAAAGAATTGGAGGTCTCTTTGCTTGTAGAAGACAGGAATCTTTACTATGGTCATAGAAATCTCTGCATATCCATTGAACATGACTATTACAATAGCAAAGAACATGACACCAGCGTAAACTCCTCCATCAGCTACTGAATCTTTCTTCATCTTCGTTCTGAAGAACAGTGTCATAGTTACCAATGCGGTAATTGCAATCTAGTAGCCAGGATAAAAAGAACAATCAAAAGATCATTAtcacttaaaagaaaaactaaaacaattaAGAACTAAGTTAATACTCACTTGGACGAGCTTAAAGATGTAGACAAATGAGTTTCTCTTCATCAGTAAAAACTCTCTTGAGAAGCAAGCTTTCAACAACTCTCTCTTGCCAACACCATACACTTTCTTAGCCAAAGCAGCTCGGTGGCTTTGGCTCTTATCAAATGGTATTCGAAGCTCATCAGCGAGTTTTTGTCCCACATGGAATGATTTGAATGCCTCAGCAAATTCTTGGACTGTAATAAACCTGTAAGGTATCTCTTTATGTGCCCAGTACTGCTGTTGATCTTTCTTTGATGTCACCTGCAacatattatttgaaaagattGAATATGAGAAGTTACAACTAAGCTACcgtattatttataaataaaggaAATGAAGCTCATATTTTCAAAGAGCTTGCTTTTTTCGTGTCAatgaaaaatgtcaaaagcAGAAATCTATTTGTGCATACTTCTTGCAAGAAGTCAGCCACTCCTTTCCTCTGGGGGCATTTAAAGCCCATGGATTCAAAAAACTCTAGCACTAGTTCACGGGGACCCTGGTACACAATCTGGCCATCAGATAGAAGGATAATATCATCAAATAGATTATAAGTCTCTGGTGCTGGCTGCAGGAGAGATATCACGGCAGTTTCACTATTGATGTGAATATTTTGCCTGAGACAATTGACAATTTGAAAAGTCGTCGAGCTGTCTAAACCAGTGGAAATCTCATCCATAAACATTGCCAACGCTGGTCCAACCATCATTTCACCtataatttcaattacaaattttcataCATTTGAATAAAAGGGAtgatctttttcatttatctGTGAGCAAATTAGGAATGAATTTATGGAGTTTGTCTTATACCTGTGGTCACACGTTTCTTTTGTCCACCGGATATACCTCTTATCATTTCATCACCTACCAAGATATCAGCACAGTTATCCAGTCCCAGAACCTATATATTTGTGATGAAAAGTGTTCAAACAAGTGTGAGTAGTTACTTGTTATTGAGAATAATTTGCAATTTTAGAGTGAGTTATAGTTATGTTACCTTTAGGTAATAATCAGTGATCACATTGGCTTCTTGGCCTTCAGTCGCTACTGCCTGAGacatgagaaattaaaaatgaaatatgagAAACTCAATCACCAAGAGTTCAAATACATCTCTATAAGGTTGACTCTAATTTAAGTCCATAAggtaaatttcaatttaagaAAACGATGCATATACTAGGATTCTTAAGCCACAAGAACATCAGACCGAATGAAAGGTTAAAATTGAAACCATCTATCATCAAATGGTTAAATGCTAAACATGTTCTAAACAAACTTCAGCCAACTTTTCTCACCTTCATGTAGACATCAATGTCGGGATCTGGCTTAATACCTGCTGCCTTCTCTCTTCTGGCTAACTCCATTAACATGTCTGCATTTCCCAGAAGCAATGATCTTTATGCTAATATTACATTTAGTAAGTCACCATACTGTAATCTAAATTCTCTATATAAAACCTACCATATCGGGTTCCAACCCCCTGGCATCTAGCAGAGAAGGCCAAGGTTTCCCTCACAGTCATTTCGCCTATATGGTTATCATGTTGACTGATATAAGCAGCTGTTCTCTGAGGCACAAACTCACCCATGTTGTGCCCGTTGTATGTCACCCTACCAGATACCTATAGAGAGACATTTTGATTCTCCAATCAGAGATAAAACCAAAGTGTGAACTTTACAATGCTAAAAGCCAAACCCATCCAATCCAAGAGCTTAATTTTcacaaaagttaaaaacaGCACCTTGAGACTAGAATCAAGTTTCCCGGccaaagccaacaaaaatgtGGTCTTTCCAGAAGCTGGAGGACCCAAAAGCAATGTCATTCTGCACAAATTTCAGATAATTAAAGAACCCACAAATTACAAGTAAATTAAGAACAGTAGGAATCAATTTAAATTCCCACCTGCCAGGCTTTATGATTCCACTCACATCCTTGAGGATTGTAAAGTGTTTCTTTCTACTCGGAAGAATGTGGAGATAGTTCAAGAAATCCTTCAAACATGCACAGATTATTAAACTTAAGCCGAGAGATTAACTCAatatactaaaatttttacaaaagtaATTATTTGTGTCCGAAGATTGCTACCTCAAAGATGGTGGTATagaatttaatgaatgatgGCAAGGCTTTACTTGCTAAAACCGCTTCTCCCTCAATATTCAAATGTTCATATCGAACTTCCACTCTGGGAAGGTCTATTCCAACTCTGAGGTAAATCAAAGGAAGATGGAAAATCATTACTTAACACGCACGACACACTTAAAAACGTTTCATAACTTGAATACAACTTAagacatgaaaaatcaaacaaaaatggttatccataaattttgtttcttccaTGTTGGGTCCAACCTTATATCATCACACGTTAAATAATGCACACACTAACAACAAAGTGAAGGGAGTTGAAACCTTAAACTTCTTGTAGCACTAAAAGGACATTGAGAAACATAACAGATCTAAAAATCATAAACTCAACTAAGTTAGATTATggaactttgaaaaatgagGGGCCAAATATAGAATATGtaaaaatttgtataaatttgaattcaattaCTTTCTTACTCAATTTCCCTTTTTAACTTCCACCCCTTATGCTAGTTATTAGGGTGCGGCTTTAATACTACTTTATCAAGGTTTAAGATCCAGTCTTCAACTCAAAAACTATCCTACTGAGTTCTCTACTATCCAATATTATTAAGTGATAACTCAACAGTTAGTTGTAAACAGAAATTCATGCATGCATACGCaatttatgtttattgaaaatttatttaactaatcGATTCAGGTTGGTCGAGATTTGAATTAATATGTTGATTGTGCAGCTACTGAGTTTATTtcgaatattaaaatattttgatagatttctgattaaaataataatatatcgtaactaatataaatttttttaaataaatctacTTGTTTAAGATGGGAGCAAAAATCGTTGACGgcataaaataatcatatatgaATATCAATTGTTGAAAAACCGTTGACCGAGAAATACTTTTACCGGGTGAGTGTGCCACCTCAGTTATGTGGGTCCCATGGTGATGTCATGAATTTGATGTTTTCCATCCAAagagattaaaataaaagttcaatGATACtatttgacaaaaaattaaattataaaattttaataaaaaattaagtaattgtGCATAACTTACTTTTAGTcgagatattttaacattttcataTCTTTCTTTCGTCAAAATTTtgttagagattttttttttccccaatgGCTAGTTCTAATGGAGTGGGCTCATCATCTTAATACGGTGATGTAGTATACTCATCccacataaatattttaccctttaacGGTATCATTTGCAGCAtcaagaaaagtaaaaaattaaaaaaaaaaaaggaaaattttaccAATCAATCACTTTAATACTATGAgtttacataatttaaaataaaattttgtgggTGTACTGGCAGGattcattaaatttactaaaataatatattctaaTTGGTTGGACTTGGATGCACTATCTCAATATGGCGAGTATTTATCTTTTGACTACGGGAAATAGTCAACTGAAAATTATCAACAGCAGCTTCAGTAAAAAGAGAAATCTTACCTGTCAATACGGTTCTTAAGCTTCAACAAGAACTGCTCATTATCAACTTCAGCGATTTTCACCAATTTATCAACCAGCCTTTGCCTTTCTTGCAGTCCAAGATTGTTAACATCAATTTCACTAGCTTCGCCTCTAGAAGTAGTCAATATCCCTTTCCTCAAACGATTATAAGTAGGCAACTTCTCGAGAGCAGCCCATATTAGAGCTTcctcatcatcttcttctcttgATGAAGACACTGAAAAGGCACCTGGAGAGTTGCTTCTCCATCTGGAAGCACTTCTGCGTAAGCTATTACTGGCCGTGTAAACCATATCACGACCTCCTAAACCCTCCATTACAACTCACTCGAGATGATAACCCAGAAGTGCTTTCTTCTTACTTTCTTAATTTGTTCAAGTGATCAAGAGAGTTAATGAGATATTTAAGCACACGCAAATGGTCGTAATTAATTGGTTTGAATTATACATAACAATGTCTTTTGTCTCTTTCTTTGACGAGTCGCGTTAACGTACTCATATATGCCACCAAAAAACGAACCAGTCACTGCCGGCAGCTATTATATTGTTCATATAAAATCATCCCAAACGTttgatcatatttttttaaattcaaatgcttacggtgctttatttatttattttttttaaattactagaTTAAACATTGTTAGTGTCTCCCGGCATCGATCGATTAAcaaatttgtttaaatgatCGAGTGGGGGGATATTCATATTCCTGCTTGCTGGCTTGCAAATCTGCTGTCGTCGCCTTGAAGTCTCCACTTCTTTAATTACTGTATTGAACAAGATTTTGGATCCAACGGTGATAATCTTAAtgctttatctttttaataattttctgtcATGCATGTACTGTATTAATAGCATGTActgtataaattttttttttatcttagttCATATATGCTTTGTCACACGACAGCTATGCAGCAATAATCTTTGAGCATTGATATTTAAATAgacaaattttaatagaatgaAGACGGaactaattgattttaaaactacatggagttaaaaaaaaaaaagaacaaaataatcTATTAACACTGCAAACAGTACACAACTTTATAATTCATTCTGTCCTCGTTCTTTCAACTGTCATCTTTTTATCTCTAAAGTGTCTCAATGTATAttaaaacaattgaaatttaaagaaattaaaatttttagaaaataactaTGAGGGCATTTTGCCCAAcgaaaataaacataaaactcGTTTTCCGATTAAAATTCCATGTAAAAAAACCAATCAATGGAATTGAAAATCACTTTCTTCTCCTTCACTTTTATTTCGTGCCTCTTCTCCCCTTCAATCCAATTCAGCAAATACCACCTTATAGTTTTCAtgtaaaaagtta
This window contains:
- the LOC102625655 gene encoding pleiotropic drug resistance protein 1-like isoform X4, which gives rise to MEGSHDSYLASTSLRGNISRWRTSSVGAFSKSLREEDDEEALKWAALEKLPTYNRLRKGLLTTSRGEAFEVDVSNLGLQQRQRLINKLVKVTEVDNEKFLLKLKSRIDRVGIDLPRVEVRYEHLNIEGEAVLASKALPSFIKFYTTIFEDFLNYLHILPSRKKHFTILKDVSGIIKPGRMTLLLGPPASGKTTFLLALAGKLDSSLKVSGRVTYNGHNMGEFVPQRTAAYISQHDNHIGEMTVRETLAFSARCQGVGTRYDMLMELARREKAAGIKPDPDIDVYMKAVATEGQEANVITDYYLKVLGLDNCADILVGDEMIRGISGGQKKRVTTGEMMVGPALAMFMDEISTGLDSSTTFQIVNCLRQNIHINSETAVISLLQPAPETYNLFDDIILLSDGQIVYQGPRELVLEFFESMGFKCPQRKGVADFLQEVTSKKDQQQYWAHKEIPYRFITVQEFAEAFKSFHVGQKLADELRIPFDKSQSHRAALAKKVYGVGKRELLKACFSREFLLMKRNSFVYIFKLVQIAITALVTMTLFFRTKMKKDSVADGGVYAGVMFFAIVIVMFNGYAEISMTIVKIPVFYKQRDLQFFPPWAYALPTWILKIPISFVEVVVWVFLSYYVIGYDPNAGRFFKQYFLLLAVNQMACALFRFIAAMGRNMVVANTFGTVALLVLFALGGFLLSREDIKKWWIWGYWCSPLMYAQNAIVANEFLGHSWRKFTPDSNEPLGVQVLKSRGFFPDAYWYWLGLGALFGFVLLLHIAFTLALTFLDQFDKPQAVITEDSERDEQDTKIRGTVELSTLGSSSSLTTRSESGGDIWGRNSSSQSLSMTEAAGGVIQPKKRGMVLPFEPHSLIFDEVTYSVDMPQEMKLQGVLEDKLVLLNGVSGAFRPGVLTALMGVSGAGKTTLMDVLAGRKTGGYITGSIKISGYPKKHETFARISGYCEQNDIHSPFVTVHESLAFSAWLRLAPEVDSETRKMFIEEIMDLVELNPLRQSLVGLPGVNGLSTEQRKRLTIAVELVANPSIIFMDEPTSGLDARAAAIVMRTVRNTVDTGRTVVCTIHQPSIDIFESFDELFLMKRGGQEIYVGPLGRHSCHLIRYFEAIPGIEKIKNGYNPATWMLEVTAASQEVALGVDFTDIFKRSELYRGNKALIEDLSKPTPGSKDLYFPTQYSQSAFTQFIACLWKQHWSYWRNPPYTAVRFFFTTLISLMFGTLFWDLGTKTGKNQDLFNAMGSMYIAVLFIGVQYCFSVQPIVSVERTIFYRESAAGMYSGQPWALAQAAIEIPYIFIQSSLYGVLVYAMIGFDWTAAKFFWYIFFMFFTLLYFTFYGMMAVAMTPNHHIAAIVSTLFFGFWNVFTGFLIPRPRIPIWWRWYYWADPMAWTLYGLVVSQFGDLEDKLESGETVKQFLRSYFGYKHDFLGVVAVVVAGFAAVFGFLFALGIKQFNFQRR
- the LOC102625655 gene encoding pleiotropic drug resistance protein 1-like isoform X3, which codes for MEGTHDIFMASTSLRRSASRWNTNSIGAFSRSSREEDDEEALKWAALEKLPTYNRLRKGILTTSRGEANEVDVYNLGLQERQRLIDKLVKVTDVDNERFLLKLKNRIDRVGIDLPRVEVRYEHLNIEGEAVLASKALPSFIKFYTTIFEDFLNYLHILPSRKKHFTILKDVSGIIKPGRMTLLLGPPASGKTTFLLALAGKLDSSLKVSGRVTYNGHNMGEFVPQRTAAYISQHDNHIGEMTVRETLAFSARCQGVGTRYDMLMELARREKAAGIKPDPDIDVYMKAVATEGQEANVITDYYLKVLGLDNCADILVGDEMIRGISGGQKKRVTTGEMMVGPALAMFMDEISTGLDSSTTFQIVNCLRQNIHINSETAVISLLQPAPETYNLFDDIILLSDGQIVYQGPRELVLEFFESMGFKCPQRKGVADFLQEVTSKKDQQQYWAHKEIPYRFITVQEFAEAFKSFHVGQKLADELRIPFDKSQSHRAALAKKVYGVGKRELLKACFSREFLLMKRNSFVYIFKLVQIAITALVTMTLFFRTKMKKDSVADGGVYAGVMFFAIVIVMFNGYAEISMTIVKIPVFYKQRDLQFFPPWAYALPTWILKIPISFVEVVVWVFLSYYVIGYDPNAGRFFKQYFLLLAVNQMACALFRFIAAMGRNMVVANTFGTVALLVLFALGGFLLSREDIKKWWIWGYWCSPLMYAQNAIVANEFLGHSWRKFTPDSNEPLGVQVLKSRGFFPDAYWYWLGLGALFGFVLLLHIAFTLALTFLDQFDKPQAVITEDSERDEQDTKIRGTVELSTLGSSSSLTTRSESGGDIWGRNSSSQSLSMTEAAGGVIQPKKRGMVLPFEPHSLIFDEVTYSVDMPQEMKLQGVLEDKLVLLNGVSGAFRPGVLTALMGVSGAGKTTLMDVLAGRKTGGYITGSIKISGYPKKHETFARISGYCEQNDIHSPFVTVHESLAFSAWLRLAPEVDSETRKMFIEEIMDLVELNPLRQSLVGLPGVNGLSTEQRKRLTIAVELVANPSIIFMDEPTSGLDARAAAIVMRTVRNTVDTGRTVVCTIHQPSIDIFESFDELFLMKRGGQEIYVGPLGRHSCHLIRYFEAIPGIEKIKNGYNPATWMLEVTAASQEVALGVDFTDIFKRSELYRGNKALIEDLSKPTPGSKDLYFPTQYSQSAFTQFIACLWKQHWSYWRNPPYTAVRFFFTTLISLMFGTLFWDLGTKTGKNQDLFNAMGSMYIAVLFIGVQYCFSVQPIVSVERTIFYRESAAGMYSGQPWALAQAAIEIPYIFIQSSLYGVLVYAMIGFDWTAAKFFWYIFFMFFTLLYFTFYGMMAVAMTPNHHIAAIVSTLFFGFWNVFTGFLIPRPRIPIWWRWYYWADPMAWTLYGLVVSQFGDLEDKLESGETVKQFLRSYFGYKHDFLGVVAVVVAGFAAVFGFLFALGIKQFNFQRR